DNA sequence from the Pseudophryne corroboree isolate aPseCor3 chromosome 6, aPseCor3.hap2, whole genome shotgun sequence genome:
gaaaaccggtgttgatccagtcggacaacatcacggcagtcgcccatgtgaacagacagggcggcacaagaagcaggagtgcaatggcagaagctgcaaggattcttcgctgggcagagaatcatgtgatagcactgtcagcagtgttcatcccgggagtggacaactgggaagcagacttcctcagcagacacgatcttcacccgggagagtggggacttcatccagaagtcttccacatgctggtaacccgttgggaaagaccaatggtggacatgatggcgtctcgcctcaacaaaaaactggacaggtattgcgccaggtcaagagatccgcaggcaatagctgtggacgcgctggtaacgccttgggtgtaccagtcggtgtatgtgtttcctcctctgcctctcataccaaaagtattgagaattatacggcaaagaggcgtaagaacgatactagtggttccggattggccaagaaggacttggtacccggaacttcaagagatgatcacggaagatccgtggcctctacctctaaggagggacttgcttcagcagggtccctgtctgtttcaagacttaccgcggctgcgtttgacggcatggcggttgaacgccggatcctaaaggaaaaaggcatgccggaagaagtcattcctactttgattaaagcaaggaaggaagtaaccgtgcaacattatcaccgaatttggcgaaaatatgttgcgtggtgcgaagatcggagtgctccgacggaggaatttcaactgggtcgattcctacatttcctgcaatcaggattgtctatgggtctcaaattgggatctattaaggttcaaatttcggccctgtcgattttctttcaaaaagaattggcttcagtccctgaagtccagacttttgttaagggagtgctgcatatacagcctcctgtggtgcctccagtggcaccgtgggatctcaatgtggttttggactttctaaaatctcattggtttgaaccactaaaaaaggtggatttgaaatatctcacatggaaagtgaccatgcttctagccctggcttcggccaggagagtgtcagaactggcagctttatcttacaaaagcccatatctgattttccattcggacagggcagaactgcggactcgtccgcattttctccctaaggtggtgtcagcatttcatctgaaccagcctattgtagtgcctgcggctacaagtgacttggaggactccaagttactggacgttgtcagagcattaaaaatatatattgcaaggacagctggagtcagaaaatctgactcgttgtttatattgtatgcacccaacaagatgggtgctcctgcgtctaagcagacgattgctcgttggatctgtagcacaatccaacttgcacattctgtggcaggcctgccacagcctaaatctgtaaaggcccactccacaaggaaggtgggctcatcttgggcggctgcccgaggggtctcggcattacaactttgccgagcagctacgtggtcaggggagaacacgtttgtaaaattttacaaatttgataccctggctaaggaggacctggagttctctcattcggtgctgcagagtcatccgcactctcccgcccgtttgggagctttggtataatccccatggtcctttcaggaaccccagcatccactaggacgatagagaaaataagattttacttaccgataaatctatttctcggagtccgtagtggatgctgggcgcccatcccaagtgcggattatctgcaataattgtacatagttattgttaacaaattcgggttattgttgaaggaagccatctttcagaggctccgctgttatcatactgttaactgggtttagatcacaagttgtacggtgtgattggtgtggctggtatgagtcttacccgggattcaaaatcctcccttattgtgtacgctcgtccgggcacagtacctaactggagtctggaggagggtcatagggggaggagccagtgcacaccacctgatctggaaaagctttactttttgtgccctgtctcctgcggagccgctattccccatggtcctttcaggaaccccagcatccactacggactccgagaaatagatttatcggtaagtaaaatcttattttattttttttcaatttttttaaagatgctgggacacagagcatagctccgcccccagcaCACGTGAAGCCCCGCCCCAGTCTGTGATTGGCCGTGGGTCATTCACAGACataacagggatggccatcgatgagtgaaaccattgatggtctcccatagcatagttagtAACCAATGATGGCgagcacaccgatggccatccctacttacacttctccaacctatcccccgacccagtggcggaacattcattcccctccccacacacaccccaccccttacACCCTGATTttaagtgggccactctgaaaagtacatgAGGATTTAGGGTGCCGAatgtttgagttttaatataacagaaGTAAAATTtatacatgtgccatcagagccacatttgcctctttctatgccatcagaccccttctccacaggacaccagcatttgtcacacatgtccctatgctcaccagctactgacagaagtgcaccttattcacattatgccacacagcgtgaTCCGAAATTCACGTTACTCCACACGGTAtgggccgaaattcacgttaccccacacggtatgggccgaaattcacattaccccacacggtatgggccgatattcacattatgccacatagggcATAGTGTGaactcccgatgtttcttcgggttttgCGTTCGGCCTATTTGATTTAATCGGCCGggaaaaagtgcattttcacctgaaaacacaccggttcagtgaaacctgtctaTTTATGGGTGAAATAGCCATGTTTtcagatgaaaacggggctgttatctgggattttgcttcgcctgccggaggaaggtgtaacaaaatccctgataagccgccgcGCACTCTGGCTTATCGGGGCAAATTACATAGCCCTCCCTCCAGCGATACATATACCCGACAGCAAGtcagggtaattgaatatcccggttattatgagccgaaattcacattactccacacggtatgagccgaacttcacattaccccacacggaatgagccgaaattcacattatgccatatagtatgagccaaaattcaaattacgccacacagtatgaggtgaaagtcacagtatgccacaccgtatgagccgaacttcacataatgcaatgcagtatgagctgaaattcacattatgctacacaggtgCGAGTTCCACGTAATACTCCCAGCGGTGTCGTATACAGATAATCCCATCCCCAGAGGTGCCATATACATATGGCAGCGGCCATTTGAAACATGGCGCTGGCCGTCAGCCTGTCAAAGCTCACAGTCCAGCAGCCAGTCAAGAACCACCGCTGCCAGTCCACAagttctgattggctggtggccgatATCAAATTTGAAATGGCCGGCCGCGGGAGTGGTGATAGGATCGATCGGCACATGAGGTGGGGGCCATAAataagggggtgcctgtgcgcaccaggaacccaccGTGTGCACGCCTATGGGGATAATGTGGTCTGTGCAATGTCCGCTGGGCCCTAGGCACAATGGATGATCTGGAGATGCCAAAAGGTTATCCCAAGGAAGATAATGAATAGAGCATAGAGGCAGAGTTTTTTCTCCTTCATTTTATCTCGTCTAACTATACCCAAAACTATTTTTTTAGTCGGTAGATATCAAACAGAGATTCAGAGTATTGCAACATGTTAGTGGGAACAAATGAGTGTGACCCAAACATGTATGTGTAGTTTCAACACCTCCATTAAAACATCTTAATAATTGCTTACTAACAATTAGTTGGATGCACAGTCCTTTGGCTAATATATTTGTATGATCATACAGTATAGCATATATAAGAAGATGTACTAATTGACTTTTTTATATTATCAGGAAGGATATGTGAAATAACAGCAACCTATCAAGATGGATTTAAAAAACACGGCTAATCTCAACAGAACAGTCATAGAATATAAATATTCAGAGGCAGACTTCATCCTGCCGGGCATCACGTGGCGGAAGAGAAGACAATATGCAGAGGATAGACCTTTTCTATCTGACTTTGATACAGCACTGAGATCTGACTGGGAGGAGAAGATGAAGCAGGGTCTTTTTCGCTATCCACTGTGGAGCTTACAAACCAGGATCTTACCGGGCAATGTGAAATATGTAGCACAGCTTAACATCAAGAGGGGTATAGAGAGAAGGAAGCCTCAAGACACCAAAAGCATACAAGAAAAATTCAATCCAAAACAATTTAATTTTAATAAGATTATTTCTAAGGAAATCATGTTTAAGATGATCAGATCACCTAAGGAGAAAGCTGATAGCTCAGCGTGTATAGATGTAAACCCTGAGGGTAATAGAGAGGTTCCTGATAATGATGCTGCCTCCGCTCTGCTAAAACATAGGCAGGATCACATACTAGTAGTGATTAATGTCAGTCCGCTTGAGTTTGGGCATGTTCTTTTTATACCAGATCCATCTCTTTGCCTCACTCAAATTTTGACCCCAGATCTAATGTTGTTTGGATTGGAATCCATTCTTCTCAGCGGCCACCCAGGGtttagagtgggctttaacagccTTGGTGGCTTTGCTTCTGTAAACCACTTACACTTACACGGCTTCTACTTGGACGAAGAGCTTCTGATTGAGTCTGCATTGAGCAAACCTCTGTGCCCTGAACTTAACTTCCACCAATTGACTCATTTCCCTGCCCCTGGTTTCTTTTTCTACACAGATGGGAAGGACTTGGTGCCATTGTCTAGGAGAATATGCCAAGTCACAGATTATTTTGTCAACCAAAATATTGCACATAATGTGTTTGTAACTAGGGGTAGTGATCCTGGAAATCAGAATTATCCAGACGCCAGAAAAGGGATTAGAATAGTTATATGGGCAAGAAAGTCCTGTTTTGGGGCTAAGGAGGAATCTGCATTCAATGTGGCACTTTGTGAACTTGCTGGTCACCTGCCCTTCAAAAACGAAGACGAATTCTCCAGTATAACAGAAGAATCTGTTATCTGCATTATTAAAAAGTACCTCCTCTCTGATGAAGATTTCAGTCAATTATCGTTGGAACTTATAGATCATTTAACAATCTGAAAAATAATAAAGTTCAAATGCAGTACATACCTTCTGCAGTATTTGTGTTCTATATGTTGCCATACTCTCCTTAAGTGTAATTTGACCCTTACAttcattaaaatatatttattgaaaatgtgAAAACTCTTTTCAGACCGGTGAAATACTAACTATTGTAAGTGCTGCAGTTTATGAGAATGCTATCCTTAGGAGTGACCACTCCTGTAAAGTACATTTCAGATTTGAATATTGTCATTGTGTAGGAGCTACACTATGTAGAcatgtttccagggcgacgctAGACTGGTATGCAGAAAAttaccccattgagaacctctgggacgaattACAGCAACGGGTGTGTTCTACACGGACTCGACCTTAAGTGTTGTTGTttgtcactgtacttaaggtggaatggcTGTTATCCCGGAACTTGTGAACAGTGTGCCAAGAAgggaagaagggtgtctgcagtaatcactgtacgtaatggacctacaaagtactgacatcaataaaatctcattgatctatttgctgtcagtgtccaattgcTTTTTACTGCATAGTGTATCAATGTCCCTATaactttctcttgcgtcctagaggatgctgggaatgccgtaaggaccatggggtatagacgggctccgcaggagacatgggcactctaaagactttagatgggcgtgcactggctcctccctctatgcccctcctacagaccccagttagatcctgtgcccagaggagactggatgcactgcaggggagctctacagagtttctctgaaaaagacttttgttaggttttttattttcagggagcactgctggcaacaagctccctgcatcgtgggactgaggggagagaagcagacctacttaaatgataggctctgcttcttaggctactggacaccattagctccagagggttggaacgcaggtctcatcctcgctgttcgtcccggagcggcgccgccgtcctcctcacagagccggaagatagaagccgggtgagtataagaagaaagaagacttcaaaggcggcagaagacttcagatcttcactgaggtaccgcgcagcggcaacgctgcgcgccattgctcccacattcacacacactgacggcactgtatgggtgcagggcacaagggggggcgccctgggcagcaataataaacctcaagggacactggctgacatatatatactgcggaggcagtatattaaataaacccccgccagtataaagaattttagcgggaccgaagcccgccgttgagggggcggagcttgatcctccagtactaaccagcgccattttctccacagcacgctgcagagaagctgctccccggactctcccctgctgaccaCAAGTACAGAAggcaaaaaagaggaggggggggggcatttatttggcgcagtgagtgtattattgatatataaaagcgctgtacagactgggattttgtctcggtgtccagtggcgctgggtgtgtgctggcatactctttctgtctctccaaagggccttattgggggattgtctatatatatatatatatatatatatatatatatatacaccagtgcgtgtgggggtgtcggtacgtgtgtgtcggcatgtctgaagcggaaggctcatcgaaGGAGGAggaagagcagatgattgtggtgtctccgtcggcacagccgacacctgattggatggatatgtggaatgttttaaatgcaaatgtgtctttattacataaaagattggacaaagcagagtccagagaaaaagcagggagtcaatccatggctttgactgtgtcacaaggcccttcagggtctcataaacgtcccctgtcccaggtagcagacactgataccgacacggattctgactccagtgtcgactacgatgatgcgaggttacacccaagggtggccaaaagtattcattatatgattattgcaataaaagatgttttgcatatcgcagaggacccctctgtgcctgacacgagggtatgcatgtttaaggagaagaaacctg
Encoded proteins:
- the GDPGP1 gene encoding GDP-D-glucose phosphorylase 1 — encoded protein: MDLKNTANLNRTVIEYKYSEADFILPGITWRKRRQYAEDRPFLSDFDTALRSDWEEKMKQGLFRYPLWSLQTRILPGNVKYVAQLNIKRGIERRKPQDTKSIQEKFNPKQFNFNKIISKEIMFKMIRSPKEKADSSACIDVNPEGNREVPDNDAASALLKHRQDHILVVINVSPLEFGHVLFIPDPSLCLTQILTPDLMLFGLESILLSGHPGFRVGFNSLGGFASVNHLHLHGFYLDEELLIESALSKPLCPELNFHQLTHFPAPGFFFYTDGKDLVPLSRRICQVTDYFVNQNIAHNVFVTRGSDPGNQNYPDARKGIRIVIWARKSCFGAKEESAFNVALCELAGHLPFKNEDEFSSITEESVICIIKKYLLSDEDFSQLSLELIDHLTI